In Nitratiruptor sp. YY09-18, a single window of DNA contains:
- a CDS encoding outer membrane protein assembly factor BamD, giving the protein MRKILAFLVAALIFVGCSNKSAPEYNKSDIYWYQKMIYYVSNENLDKADEYFTSLQSEHFASPLLKEATLIMAQAHMDNEEYLMAKYYLDLFIKRYADEQDIEFAKYLKIKASFLGFKSINRDQKLLQDTIKESREFKQTYPNSEFVPLVDTILTKLYLAQYVLYENIADLYEKRGKIKAAKIYRSKIKNFWMKKDEIYVPKNWYDYLINW; this is encoded by the coding sequence ATGAGAAAGATTTTGGCATTTTTGGTAGCAGCACTAATTTTTGTAGGGTGTTCTAATAAGAGTGCTCCAGAATATAACAAGAGCGATATCTACTGGTATCAAAAGATGATCTATTATGTCAGCAATGAAAATCTTGACAAAGCAGATGAGTATTTTACATCTTTGCAAAGCGAACACTTTGCCTCACCACTGCTCAAAGAGGCTACGCTTATCATGGCACAAGCCCATATGGACAATGAAGAGTATCTCATGGCAAAATACTATCTCGATCTTTTTATCAAGCGCTATGCAGATGAGCAAGATATCGAATTCGCAAAATATCTCAAGATCAAAGCCTCATTTTTGGGGTTTAAGAGTATCAACCGTGACCAAAAACTGCTCCAAGATACTATAAAAGAGTCACGAGAATTTAAGCAGACATATCCAAATAGTGAATTTGTACCTCTTGTAGATACAATTTTGACAAAGCTTTATTTGGCACAATATGTGCTTTATGAAAATATTGCCGATCTTTACGAAAAGAGAGGCAAAATCAAAGCTGCCAAAATCTATCGCAGTAAGATCAAAAACTTTTGGATGAAAAAAGATGAAATTTATGTACCAAAAAACTGGTACGACTATTTGATAAATTGGTAG
- a CDS encoding pyrroline-5-carboxylate reductase translates to MVTIIGYGEMAKAIITRLIEKDIKIEVVGRDEKKLEEIRYLYPVKTAHIDGFDIENKRVILAIKPHALDEVSKCLKGQAELLISILAGVSIEKLHTINAEHYIRAMPNIAAFKGASTTAVTGDIAMKEEAVNLLQAIGRVIWVESEKDLDIATAVAGSGPAFLALVAEAMTDGAVAAGMKRDIAQEFVKGLFFSFSHLTDEHPAIIKDRVMSPAGTTAAGIKALEENGARNTFMEAVMKAYERTKK, encoded by the coding sequence ATGGTGACGATAATAGGATATGGAGAGATGGCAAAAGCAATTATCACAAGACTCATTGAGAAAGATATAAAGATAGAAGTTGTTGGAAGAGATGAGAAAAAACTTGAAGAGATACGCTATCTCTATCCAGTCAAAACTGCTCATATTGATGGGTTCGATATAGAAAATAAAAGAGTGATTTTGGCCATAAAGCCCCATGCACTAGATGAAGTGAGCAAATGTTTAAAGGGGCAGGCAGAGCTACTCATCTCTATCTTGGCTGGAGTATCGATAGAGAAACTCCATACTATCAATGCAGAGCACTACATAAGAGCTATGCCAAATATCGCTGCATTCAAAGGTGCTTCTACCACTGCAGTTACAGGTGATATAGCTATGAAAGAGGAAGCTGTAAACCTTTTACAAGCGATAGGAAGAGTCATCTGGGTAGAGAGCGAAAAGGATCTCGATATCGCCACAGCAGTTGCCGGAAGTGGACCAGCATTTTTAGCTCTTGTGGCTGAAGCTATGACTGATGGAGCAGTAGCTGCAGGGATGAAGAGAGATATTGCACAAGAGTTTGTCAAAGGGCTCTTTTTTAGCTTTTCGCATCTTACAGATGAGCATCCTGCCATTATCAAAGATAGAGTCATGAGTCCAGCAGGCACTACAGCTGCCGGTATCAAAGCCCTTGAAGAAAATGGAGCAAGAAATACTTTTATGGAAGCGGTAATGAAAGCATATGAAAGGACGAAGAAGTGA
- the hpf gene encoding ribosome hibernation-promoting factor, HPF/YfiA family: MDYLHIYGKNFDLTEPIKEYIQDAAHSLMKLGLDITGINATVSADERNGKKGFTFEFDIHVAKKGNVVITQKDKDVYAAIDLALARAKKVLRRYADKIKNHKNISLEEIMAAPLLEEEIQEALNYSEEVVPTPFDVDKPISVEEAVEILKNSNKYFIVFEDKSGKTRVLYKRTDGKFGLY; encoded by the coding sequence ATGGATTACTTGCATATTTATGGCAAGAATTTTGATCTTACTGAACCGATCAAAGAGTATATTCAAGATGCAGCGCATTCTCTTATGAAACTAGGCCTTGATATCACTGGTATCAACGCAACAGTTTCAGCAGATGAGCGTAATGGCAAAAAAGGCTTTACTTTTGAATTTGATATCCATGTAGCCAAAAAAGGTAATGTTGTCATAACGCAAAAAGATAAAGATGTCTATGCTGCGATCGATCTTGCTCTTGCACGCGCCAAAAAAGTCCTTCGCCGCTACGCTGACAAGATAAAAAATCATAAAAATATTTCTCTTGAAGAGATCATGGCAGCACCTTTGCTTGAAGAGGAGATCCAAGAGGCTCTTAATTACTCTGAAGAAGTGGTACCTACTCCTTTTGATGTAGATAAACCTATTAGCGTAGAAGAGGCGGTAGAAATCCTCAAAAACTCCAATAAATACTTCATCGTTTTTGAAGATAAAAGCGGCAAAACACGTGTTCTTTACAAAAGAACAGATGGAAAATTTGGCCTTTATTGA
- a CDS encoding pitrilysin family protein translates to MSAVLKHVEVNGVEIPVIYEQDDALPIVAMQIVFQKSGSIEDGKLPGLAKMSAKMLMQGTKKLGNVGFANALEQRAIRYSAHVGTETMVMELSALQEEFGTGVDLVRDLFLDPNLTPSALDQVKTTTLGYLSRKHNDYDYIASVNLKKILFADTPLQNPSDGTPESIQKISLDDIKAYFTKHLVLKRAIIVIGGKVDWETAKDYIEKVLSPLKKGELEPLPYYNASDKQKELITHEKETKQAYIYFGSPYYEKLDSPDLYISRVAMFILGTGGFGSRLMEEIRVKRGLAYSAYSLGRINKSHSYFTGYLQTKIESQEEAKKLVKEVIAEYVKNGATKKELESAKKFILGSEPLRNETLPQRLSRAFNEFYAGKPLGSSKEDLKKIESLTLDQLNNYIKKHPEITKLSFSIVTQ, encoded by the coding sequence ATGAGTGCGGTTTTGAAGCACGTAGAAGTTAATGGAGTAGAGATTCCAGTCATTTATGAACAAGATGATGCACTTCCAATAGTTGCTATGCAAATAGTTTTTCAAAAGAGCGGAAGCATCGAAGATGGCAAATTGCCAGGGCTAGCTAAGATGAGTGCAAAGATGCTCATGCAAGGCACGAAGAAACTAGGTAATGTGGGCTTTGCAAATGCACTTGAGCAAAGAGCTATTCGCTACAGTGCTCACGTGGGGACTGAGACTATGGTGATGGAGCTTAGTGCTTTGCAAGAGGAGTTTGGCACAGGTGTAGATCTTGTGCGTGATCTCTTCCTTGATCCCAATCTCACACCATCTGCGCTTGATCAGGTCAAAACCACGACTTTGGGATATCTCTCTCGCAAGCACAACGACTATGACTACATTGCAAGTGTGAATCTCAAAAAGATCCTCTTTGCCGATACGCCTTTGCAAAATCCAAGTGATGGGACCCCTGAATCTATTCAAAAGATCTCGCTTGATGATATCAAAGCATATTTTACCAAGCATCTTGTCTTAAAGCGTGCGATTATCGTCATTGGTGGTAAAGTTGATTGGGAGACAGCAAAAGACTATATCGAGAAAGTTCTCTCACCTTTGAAAAAAGGAGAGCTGGAACCACTTCCATACTACAACGCAAGTGATAAGCAAAAAGAACTTATAACACACGAAAAAGAGACAAAACAGGCATATATCTACTTTGGGTCACCATACTATGAGAAGCTCGATAGTCCAGATCTCTACATCTCGCGTGTAGCTATGTTTATATTGGGAACTGGTGGGTTTGGCAGCCGCTTGATGGAAGAGATCCGTGTGAAGAGAGGTCTAGCCTACTCGGCCTATTCTCTTGGGAGAATCAATAAGAGCCATAGTTATTTTACAGGGTATTTGCAGACAAAGATTGAGTCACAAGAGGAGGCCAAAAAGCTTGTCAAAGAAGTGATAGCTGAGTATGTCAAAAATGGTGCTACGAAAAAAGAGCTAGAGAGTGCGAAGAAGTTTATCCTCGGAAGTGAACCGCTGCGCAATGAGACATTGCCGCAAAGACTCTCACGAGCTTTCAATGAATTCTATGCAGGCAAACCTCTTGGCTCATCAAAAGAAGATCTCAAAAAAATCGAATCTCTCACACTTGATCAACTCAACAACTACATCAAAAAACATCCTGAAATTACAAAACTAAGCTTCTCTATCGTTACACAATGA
- a CDS encoding dehypoxanthine futalosine cyclase — translation MRLGKKDALDLIRNASLQELGEMALAKKRELHPDKITTFIVDRNINYTNICWVDCDFCAFYRKPKDDDAYILSYEEIDQKIEELLAIGGTQILFQGGVHPKLKIDYYEDLVEHIHKKYPEITIHGFSAVEISYIAKVSRLSYKEVLERLKAKGLSSIPGAGAEILSDRVRDIISPKKLSSQEWLDIHRAAHEVGMKTTATMMYGTVETDEEIVDHWEKIRSLQDETGGFRAFIMWSFQPYNTALQKKGIVTHKTSSNRYLRLLAVSRLFLDNFKNIQSSWVTQGSYIGQLALLYGANDLGSTMMEENVVKAAGAQNRMNQEEMVRLIKDVGEIPAKRNTAYEILEIYS, via the coding sequence ATGAGGCTAGGTAAAAAAGATGCTTTGGATCTCATCCGCAATGCCAGCTTGCAAGAGCTAGGAGAGATGGCGCTTGCAAAAAAACGCGAGCTCCATCCAGACAAAATCACAACATTTATCGTCGATCGCAATATCAACTACACAAATATTTGCTGGGTAGATTGTGACTTTTGTGCTTTCTATCGCAAACCAAAAGATGATGATGCATATATCTTAAGCTACGAAGAGATCGATCAAAAGATAGAGGAACTTTTGGCAATTGGTGGTACGCAGATACTCTTCCAAGGTGGCGTGCATCCAAAGCTCAAAATCGATTACTACGAAGACCTAGTAGAGCATATCCACAAAAAATATCCCGAGATTACTATCCATGGATTTAGTGCTGTAGAGATTAGCTACATCGCCAAAGTGAGTCGTCTAAGCTACAAAGAGGTGTTGGAGCGCCTCAAAGCCAAGGGGCTCAGCTCTATTCCTGGAGCTGGTGCTGAGATTCTTAGCGATAGAGTGCGTGATATTATCAGTCCCAAGAAGCTTAGCTCTCAAGAGTGGCTCGATATCCACAGAGCCGCCCATGAAGTGGGGATGAAAACAACTGCAACGATGATGTATGGAACAGTAGAGACTGACGAAGAGATAGTAGATCACTGGGAGAAGATTCGCTCCTTACAAGATGAGACAGGCGGATTTCGAGCATTTATTATGTGGAGTTTTCAGCCATACAATACAGCATTGCAAAAGAAAGGGATCGTCACGCACAAAACAAGCTCCAATCGCTACCTGCGCCTCTTAGCTGTTAGTAGGCTCTTTTTGGATAACTTTAAAAATATCCAGAGCTCTTGGGTGACGCAAGGAAGCTATATAGGACAACTTGCATTACTCTATGGAGCAAATGATTTGGGCTCAACTATGATGGAAGAGAATGTAGTCAAAGCTGCTGGAGCGCAAAATAGGATGAACCAAGAGGAGATGGTCCGTCTTATCAAAGATGTGGGAGAGATCCCAGCTAAGCGCAACACTGCATATGAGATATTGGAGATCTATTCATGA
- a CDS encoding type II secretion system protein produces the protein MRRAFTLIELVFVIVVMGILALIGSDILVKVYENKIISDAAKDTSQRIQLALEQIARRLSYRVLDSAIARQSSNPSNTITLETLPPNYDVLEWIGYAHEALRGDVAGGYSIPGYSGFCDIQASDKSKLVTPGSRLDFAKNIILAFSGNRPVNIDNSNNGAAVIFKGVYIDDPISAFYTSPYPAVHPVHRLNNTTLQFENTNAKTIAEHYYLAYSAYALVPVQNSSNDYNLTLYYNYRPWKGENYLNGDHALLVPHISSFRFRKVDKSIELQLCTKKKISDSFSAEICGKKVVF, from the coding sequence ATGAGAAGAGCTTTTACATTAATTGAGCTAGTTTTTGTCATAGTCGTTATGGGCATATTAGCACTTATTGGATCAGATATCCTAGTAAAGGTTTATGAAAACAAGATAATTTCTGATGCTGCAAAAGACACATCACAAAGGATCCAATTAGCGCTTGAACAAATTGCAAGAAGATTAAGCTACCGCGTCTTAGACTCTGCAATAGCTAGACAATCTTCAAACCCATCAAATACTATAACACTAGAAACTCTTCCTCCAAATTATGACGTTTTGGAATGGATTGGATATGCACACGAAGCTTTGCGCGGTGATGTCGCTGGGGGATACTCTATTCCAGGATATAGCGGCTTTTGCGACATCCAAGCAAGTGATAAGAGTAAACTTGTCACACCAGGTAGCAGACTCGACTTTGCCAAAAATATCATACTTGCATTTTCTGGTAATCGTCCCGTCAATATTGATAATAGCAATAATGGAGCGGCTGTAATTTTCAAGGGGGTCTACATTGATGATCCTATATCAGCCTTTTATACTTCTCCATATCCAGCAGTTCATCCAGTGCATAGATTAAACAACACTACGTTACAGTTTGAAAATACAAATGCCAAGACAATAGCAGAGCACTACTATCTTGCCTATAGCGCATACGCGTTAGTTCCTGTGCAAAATAGCAGCAATGATTACAACTTGACTCTTTACTACAACTACCGTCCATGGAAGGGTGAAAACTATCTCAATGGTGATCATGCATTACTTGTTCCTCATATCTCTAGTTTTCGCTTTAGAAAAGTCGACAAATCAATAGAACTGCAACTATGTACCAAAAAGAAGATATCAGATAGTTTTTCAGCTGAAATATGCGGAAAGAAGGTGGTATTTTGA
- the lon gene encoding endopeptidase La: MQLSDYSSFPTTLPIIVEDDMFLYPFMISPIFISDEANIAAAQKALQDNSLILVTPSKEGHEGERSFDAIYPAGVIGSIMRKVNLPDGRVKLLFQGLARGKIIEKVSTAPLMAVVDVIESKPYNEIKVSALLGVLREKIRQLASVNSSFPQDLVRTIEENHEPNRIADLVSSVLKLKKERAFEMFIEEDVEKRLMLLIDAITEEIEQSKLQHEIKSKVSNKLEQANREYFLKEQLKQIQKELGVDTQKEEEVEEYRKKLEKIKPYLTEEAYKEIKKQIDRYARMHPDSAEAVVIQTYLDWVLEIPFGKYSKKKLDIEDVKNELDKDHYGLEKPKERIVEYFAVKELMELRGIKKEKGSGAILCFAGPPGIGKTSLANSIAKALKRPLVRIALGGLEDVNELRGHRRTYIGAMPGRIVQGLIDAKEMDPVMVLDEIDKVGRNMRGDPTSALLEILDPEQNTHFRDYYLNFSIDLSNVIFIATANDIGYIPAPLRDRMEFIFLSSYTPNEKLEIAKRYLIPQELKKHGLKKSELTISKSALEAIIEKYTREAGVRNLRRRIADIVRKAAKEILENPEIKKVSVTLKNLDKYLEKPVFEIETIEKEPQVGVVNGLAWTAVGGDVLKIESIKIKGKGSLQLTGRLGEVMKESASIAFSVVKVLIDQGKIPISQEVIPKTIKEKEEKKKVDPSEVYRRYDIHLHIPEGATPKDGPSAGITMATAIASILSERRVRNDVAMTGELTLSGKVLPIGGLKEKLIAAYKAKIKKVLIPKKNYDRDLDDIPQEVVENMEIIPVTRIEEVLKEAIL, translated from the coding sequence ATGCAACTAAGTGATTACAGTTCGTTTCCAACAACGCTTCCAATAATTGTCGAAGATGATATGTTTTTGTATCCATTTATGATCTCTCCTATATTTATAAGTGATGAAGCAAATATAGCAGCCGCCCAAAAGGCTCTACAAGATAACAGTTTGATACTTGTTACCCCTAGCAAAGAGGGACATGAGGGAGAGAGGAGCTTCGATGCTATCTATCCTGCAGGAGTTATTGGCTCAATTATGAGAAAAGTTAATCTCCCTGATGGGAGAGTCAAACTCCTCTTCCAGGGACTCGCACGTGGCAAAATAATCGAAAAGGTATCTACTGCACCTCTCATGGCTGTAGTGGATGTGATAGAGTCAAAACCGTACAATGAGATTAAAGTTTCGGCTCTTTTAGGAGTGCTTCGTGAAAAGATCAGACAACTTGCAAGTGTCAATAGCTCCTTCCCGCAAGATCTCGTGCGTACTATTGAGGAGAATCATGAGCCAAACCGCATAGCTGATCTAGTCAGTTCAGTCCTCAAACTCAAAAAAGAGCGTGCTTTTGAGATGTTTATTGAAGAGGATGTTGAAAAGCGTTTGATGCTCCTCATCGATGCTATTACTGAAGAGATCGAGCAGAGCAAACTCCAGCATGAGATTAAGAGCAAAGTGAGCAATAAGCTTGAGCAGGCCAACCGTGAGTACTTCCTCAAAGAGCAGCTCAAGCAGATCCAAAAAGAGCTAGGAGTCGATACCCAAAAAGAGGAAGAGGTCGAAGAGTATCGCAAAAAACTTGAAAAGATCAAACCATATCTTACTGAGGAGGCGTATAAAGAGATCAAGAAGCAGATAGATCGCTATGCGCGTATGCATCCAGACAGCGCTGAAGCGGTGGTGATCCAGACCTATCTTGACTGGGTTTTGGAGATTCCATTTGGGAAATACTCCAAAAAGAAGCTCGATATTGAAGATGTTAAAAATGAACTCGATAAAGATCACTATGGACTAGAAAAGCCAAAAGAGCGAATTGTTGAATATTTTGCAGTCAAGGAGCTTATGGAGCTCCGTGGCATCAAAAAAGAGAAGGGGAGTGGGGCGATTCTTTGCTTTGCAGGACCTCCGGGTATTGGTAAGACCTCTTTGGCAAACTCTATTGCAAAAGCACTCAAGCGGCCGCTTGTACGTATAGCTTTGGGTGGTTTAGAGGATGTGAATGAGTTGCGTGGACACAGGAGAACCTACATCGGTGCTATGCCAGGACGTATCGTCCAAGGACTCATCGATGCCAAAGAGATGGATCCCGTGATGGTACTTGATGAGATAGACAAAGTAGGGCGCAATATGCGCGGTGATCCAACTTCAGCTCTCCTTGAGATCTTGGATCCAGAGCAAAATACCCATTTTCGCGACTACTATCTCAACTTCAGCATAGATCTTAGTAATGTGATATTTATCGCAACTGCTAACGATATAGGCTATATCCCAGCACCACTGCGCGATAGGATGGAGTTTATATTCCTCAGCTCCTATACTCCAAACGAAAAACTTGAGATTGCAAAGCGCTATCTTATTCCACAAGAGCTCAAAAAACATGGGCTCAAAAAGAGTGAGCTTACTATCAGTAAGAGTGCTCTTGAAGCAATTATAGAAAAATATACCCGTGAGGCTGGTGTGAGAAATCTTCGCCGCCGTATAGCAGACATTGTACGCAAGGCAGCTAAAGAGATCCTTGAAAATCCTGAAATTAAAAAGGTCTCAGTCACTCTCAAAAACCTTGATAAGTACCTAGAAAAGCCAGTCTTTGAGATTGAGACAATTGAGAAAGAGCCACAGGTTGGTGTGGTCAATGGTCTTGCTTGGACAGCCGTTGGAGGCGATGTGCTCAAAATTGAATCAATCAAAATCAAGGGAAAAGGTAGCTTGCAGCTCACAGGGCGTCTTGGAGAAGTGATGAAAGAGTCTGCAAGCATCGCCTTTAGCGTTGTCAAAGTTCTCATCGATCAAGGTAAAATCCCAATTTCTCAAGAGGTGATTCCAAAAACAATAAAAGAGAAAGAGGAGAAGAAAAAGGTTGATCCGAGTGAAGTCTATCGTCGCTATGACATTCACTTGCACATTCCTGAAGGTGCCACACCAAAAGATGGTCCAAGTGCAGGGATCACTATGGCTACAGCGATCGCTTCAATTTTGAGTGAGAGAAGAGTGCGCAATGATGTAGCGATGACAGGAGAGCTGACTCTCAGTGGCAAAGTCTTGCCAATAGGTGGTCTCAAAGAAAAACTCATCGCTGCATACAAAGCAAAGATAAAAAAAGTGCTAATTCCTAAGAAAAACTATGATCGCGATCTTGATGATATCCCACAAGAGGTCGTGGAGAATATGGAGATAATTCCAGTGACAAGAATTGAAGAGGTTTTAAAAGAGGCTATTCTCTAA
- a CDS encoding type II secretion system protein — MRNAFGMIELIFAIVIISIVMLAIPGIMEQTSSNLQEILKSEGIFQSYRTLGTIETYQWDDNSLKSSDDIPHILDVTNGDSELNRMNPGAVVRKGNFNVTDRRIFFPNTTYASNTMGLESGEAKKDDIDDFNGNIDSFSKSSSGYKIDMKIFQKIYYVSDTASYSGTSLTISINPTPTTASTNIKMIDLNTTDANNKQFLAMRAFTCNIGYPKILTRDVR, encoded by the coding sequence GTGAGAAACGCTTTTGGGATGATAGAGCTTATTTTTGCGATAGTTATCATAAGTATCGTTATGCTTGCAATTCCAGGAATTATGGAGCAGACTTCATCAAATCTGCAAGAGATTCTAAAAAGCGAAGGAATATTCCAATCCTATCGTACATTAGGAACAATTGAGACGTATCAATGGGATGATAATTCACTCAAATCATCAGATGATATCCCACATATTCTCGATGTAACTAATGGTGATAGTGAACTAAATCGAATGAATCCCGGAGCAGTTGTGCGCAAAGGTAATTTTAATGTAACAGATAGGCGAATATTTTTCCCCAATACTACATATGCTTCAAATACAATGGGGCTTGAGAGTGGTGAGGCCAAAAAAGATGATATAGATGATTTTAATGGCAACATAGATTCATTTTCTAAAAGCAGTAGTGGCTATAAAATCGATATGAAAATCTTTCAAAAAATCTACTATGTAAGTGATACTGCAAGCTATAGTGGCACATCTTTGACAATATCTATCAATCCAACTCCCACTACTGCATCTACAAATATCAAAATGATCGATCTTAATACCACAGATGCCAACAATAAGCAGTTTTTGGCAATGAGAGCATTTACATGCAATATTGGCTATCCCAAAATTTTAACTAGAGATGTGAGATGA
- a CDS encoding PleD family two-component system response regulator has translation MKQLKVLYVDDDLINRKLLEHMLAKNPAIYETLAANDGQEALEVLNKNRDIDFVLLDIIMPKLNGIEVLKHMRKDPRFSQIPVIVLSTDDTQKRAALEAGANDFINKPIKKDDLMDKIKKYAEAL, from the coding sequence ATGAAGCAGTTAAAAGTCCTCTATGTCGATGATGATCTGATAAATAGAAAACTCCTAGAGCATATGCTTGCGAAAAATCCGGCAATTTATGAGACCCTTGCAGCAAATGATGGGCAAGAAGCACTCGAGGTACTCAACAAAAACAGAGACATCGACTTTGTATTGCTAGATATCATTATGCCGAAACTCAATGGTATCGAAGTACTCAAGCATATGAGAAAAGATCCTCGCTTTTCCCAGATACCCGTCATTGTTCTCAGCACTGATGATACACAAAAGAGAGCTGCACTAGAAGCTGGAGCTAATGACTTTATCAACAAGCCTATCAAAAAAGACGATCTTATGGATAAGATCAAAAAATATGCAGAGGCTCTTTAG
- the recG gene encoding ATP-dependent DNA helicase RecG, whose protein sequence is MNEKLFRVGIRSPLDLALLAPHKYYDFRIKRSIEPQMVLDVQIKEIQTLAKLQKRIAYAHNIGREVELLFFHTKKFHEYAFGVGERLFIYGKLQFQYGKIQIVQPQKVANYKIDQIFPSYKIPIRGDIFASLKKEYLTAKALAHEGLPQDIVESLLKIHYPDEEFYKEYQKEGGIFGRYFEALKFAEAYRYIRALRHKRINRPAQCVIDAKYQDFVASLPFTLTNDQQKVIDEIRRDLGKDVAARRVVVGDVGSGKSVVMFATAYMAKRSILMAPTSVLARQLYEEAKRLMPKNFKIALVSAQENVENLEEYDFIIGTHALLYRKLPKVCVVMVDEQHRFGTNQRQKLKKLVESGDQSPHYFQFSATPIPRTQAMMESALVDYSFIQEVPFKKDITTKVVGKEDFRLLLAHIKREISQDHQVLIVYPLVEESATYGYKSLEEAKNFWMRYFDGVYVTHGKDKAKEEALAAFAKNGNILLATTVIEVGISLPKLSTIVIVGAENLGLATLHQLRGRVSRTGLKGYCFLYTNNKENERLQKFSKITSGFAIAELDLAFRKSGDIVSGKEQSGKTFKYLSLAEDKKIIERVKALLDQ, encoded by the coding sequence ATGAACGAAAAACTCTTTCGAGTGGGAATACGATCTCCCCTCGATCTTGCATTGCTTGCTCCACACAAATACTACGATTTTCGCATCAAAAGATCAATCGAGCCGCAAATGGTACTGGATGTCCAGATCAAAGAGATTCAAACTCTTGCAAAGCTGCAAAAGCGTATAGCATATGCTCACAATATCGGACGCGAAGTGGAGCTACTCTTTTTCCATACGAAAAAATTTCATGAGTACGCTTTTGGAGTTGGGGAGCGTCTTTTTATCTATGGCAAACTGCAGTTTCAGTATGGAAAGATCCAGATCGTACAACCGCAAAAAGTCGCAAACTACAAAATAGACCAAATCTTTCCCTCATATAAAATCCCGATTCGTGGAGATATCTTTGCAAGCCTCAAAAAGGAGTATCTCACAGCCAAAGCTCTTGCCCATGAGGGATTGCCACAAGATATAGTGGAGAGTTTGCTTAAAATCCACTATCCAGATGAGGAGTTTTACAAAGAGTATCAAAAAGAGGGAGGGATCTTTGGAAGATATTTTGAAGCTTTGAAATTTGCTGAAGCCTATCGCTATATACGAGCTTTGCGTCACAAGCGTATAAATAGGCCTGCACAGTGTGTGATCGATGCAAAGTATCAAGATTTTGTCGCTTCACTCCCTTTTACTCTCACAAATGATCAGCAAAAGGTTATCGATGAAATTCGCAGAGATTTAGGTAAAGATGTGGCAGCAAGGAGAGTTGTAGTAGGTGATGTTGGCAGTGGCAAATCTGTTGTCATGTTTGCTACTGCATATATGGCAAAGCGCTCTATCCTCATGGCACCTACAAGTGTCCTAGCACGTCAGCTCTATGAAGAAGCCAAAAGACTCATGCCAAAAAATTTCAAGATAGCTTTGGTGAGTGCGCAAGAGAATGTAGAAAATCTAGAAGAGTATGATTTCATTATTGGTACACACGCGCTGCTCTATCGCAAATTGCCAAAAGTTTGTGTGGTGATGGTAGATGAGCAGCATAGATTTGGAACCAACCAGCGTCAAAAGCTCAAAAAGCTTGTAGAAAGTGGCGATCAAAGCCCTCACTATTTTCAGTTTAGTGCTACACCAATTCCGCGCACACAGGCTATGATGGAGAGTGCGCTTGTGGATTATAGCTTCATTCAAGAGGTACCATTCAAAAAAGATATTACTACTAAGGTTGTAGGCAAAGAGGATTTTCGCTTGCTTCTAGCTCATATCAAAAGGGAAATCTCCCAAGACCATCAAGTCCTTATCGTCTATCCATTAGTTGAAGAGAGTGCAACCTATGGGTATAAATCACTTGAAGAGGCCAAGAATTTTTGGATGCGATATTTTGATGGAGTCTATGTGACACATGGTAAGGACAAAGCAAAAGAGGAGGCATTGGCTGCGTTTGCGAAAAATGGTAATATCTTGCTTGCAACAACTGTCATAGAAGTGGGCATAAGTTTGCCAAAACTCTCAACTATTGTGATAGTAGGAGCCGAAAATCTCGGCCTTGCTACACTCCACCAGCTACGAGGAAGAGTCTCACGCACAGGGCTCAAAGGCTACTGCTTTTTATATACAAACAACAAAGAAAATGAGAGGCTCCAAAAATTTAGCAAAATTACAAGTGGTTTTGCAATAGCAGAGCTCGATTTAGCATTTCGCAAAAGTGGCGATATTGTCAGTGGCAAAGAGCAGAGTGGCAAAACTTTTAAGTATCTGAGTTTAGCTGAAGATAAAAAGATCATTGAGAGGGTCAAAGCCCTCCTTGATCAATAA